AAAGGCGGCCCTGTATTCGGCGACGAAATCCTGGATATCGGGGTCAGCCAGGTCCGTCAGGTTGACGAAGTAGCCGCCGTCGATGGCGCTCCCGCCGAGGTCGATAAGGTCGGGGCTGCCCCAGTTGTCGGTGCCGAGGAGCGTGGCTTTTATGCCTATGTCCCTGGCCTGCTTGGCGGCCATGGCGGCCTCCTTCTGGCTCGTGGGGATGAAAATGACGTCGGGGGCGAGTTCCTTGATCTTCCCAAGCTGGGCCCGGTAGTCGAGCTCTTCGGTGCGGAAGGCCTCCTTGGCCACGATGGCACCGCCCTTGTCGGTGAAGGCTTCCTCGAAGTACTTCGCGAGCCATTGGCCGTAGTCGGAACCCACGTCGTAAAGGATGGCGCCCTTTTCAGCCCCCAGGTCGGTGATGGCGAATCGCGCCGCCACGGTCCCCTGGAAGGGGTCGATGAAGCAGGGACGAAAGGCGAAGGGTCTGACATTGTCGGTCTTCTGGTCAATCGTCACGTAGGGGTTCGTGGCCGTGGTAACCACCATGGGGATGCCGGCCTTCTCGAGCACCGGCGCGGTGGCGATGGAGTTGCCGCTCTGGGCGGGGCCGATGACGGCCACGACGCCGTCGGAGACGAGCCGCCTGGCGACGTTGACCGACTCCACGGCGTCATTGCGATTATCGTAGCGGACGAACTCGACCTTTTTTCCAAGAACCCCGCCCGCTTCGTTGATCTTCTTAACCAGCATGTCGAGGGCCCTGGCCTCGGACTGCCCCCACATGGAGGCGCCCCCCGTCAGTGAAACGGTATGCCCTATCTTTATCACGTCGGCGGCGAGGGCCGAACCGGCGAGGGCGAGCAGTAAAAGCGCTGCCAGAAGTGCTGCGGTCCTTCTCATCTCTTTTTCCCTCCTTGGGAATTAACCCGGGTTCCCGGCGATATCCGAACCGGGGGTCTTACAGGCGGTTTCCATCTTTGGGACTCGTCACTCCCCGTCGGCCACCCCCCCTGCGTCCCTGGACAATTTAACTTTCCGGGGTGATCGCTTACTGTCCCTGGAACCGCCGGGAAGGTCCTTCACGTGGTCCTTCCAGTAAGTGCGTACGTCCCTGATGATATTGTCGATGTGCCTCGTCATGGCGACCTCGGCAGCACCGGGGTCCCCGGCGGCGATGGCGTCGAAAACCGCCTCGTGGTCCGCCCCGACCCGGCTTCCCACCTTTGTCCTGATGTACTCGAAGAAGGAGGCTCCTTCGCCGCTCCTGCGGATGATCTCAATGGCCGACTGGAGGACCTTGTTGCCCGAGATACGGGCCACTTCCTCGTGGAACTCTCCATCGGTGGAGGCCATCGGCTCGCCCCTGGC
This genomic window from Thermovirga sp. contains:
- a CDS encoding ABC transporter substrate-binding protein; this encodes MRRTAALLAALLLLALAGSALAADVIKIGHTVSLTGGASMWGQSEARALDMLVKKINEAGGVLGKKVEFVRYDNRNDAVESVNVARRLVSDGVVAVIGPAQSGNSIATAPVLEKAGIPMVVTTATNPYVTIDQKTDNVRPFAFRPCFIDPFQGTVAARFAITDLGAEKGAILYDVGSDYGQWLAKYFEEAFTDKGGAIVAKEAFRTEELDYRAQLGKIKELAPDVIFIPTSQKEAAMAAKQARDIGIKATLLGTDNWGSPDLIDLGGSAIDGGYFVNLTDLADPDIQDFVAEYRAAFGEDPVLPNPVMAQDALIMIAEAIKATKSTDGAKIAGALANLKDIKVTSGVLTISPEDHNPLDKPAVIQQVDVTNRTFKFVKKYVSVD